A genomic segment from Scomber japonicus isolate fScoJap1 chromosome 11, fScoJap1.pri, whole genome shotgun sequence encodes:
- the twist2 gene encoding twist-related protein 2 encodes MEEGSSSPVSPVDSLVTSEEELDRQQKRFVRKKRQSKKSGEDSSGSSPGPVKRGKKQSPSSTQSYEELQNQRVLANVRERQRTQSLNEAFASLRKIIPTLPSDKLSKIQTLKLASRYIDFLCQVLQSDEMDNKMSSCSYVAHERLSYAFSVWRMEGAWSMSASH; translated from the coding sequence ATGGAAGAGGGCTCCAGTTCCCCGGTCTCCCCTGTGGATAGTCTGGTGACCAGCGAGGAGGAGCTGGACAGACAGCAAAAACGCTTCGtgaggaagaagagacagagcAAAAAGTCCGGCGAGGACAGCAGTGGCAGCAGCCCGGGGCCGGTGAAACGGGGCAAAAAACAAAGTCCGAGCAGCACTCAGTCATACGAGGAGCTTCAGAACCAGCGGGTCCTGGCCAATGTCCGGGAGAGGCAACGGACTCAGTCTCTGAACGAGGCCTTTGCGTCTTTGCGCAAAATTATCCCCACTCTGCCATCGGACAAACTCAGCAAGATACAGACGCTGAAGCTGGCCTCCAGATACATTGATTTTCTCTGTCAGGTGCTGCAGAGCGACGAGATGGACAACAAGATGTCCAGCTGCAGCTACGTTGCGCACGAAAGACTCAGTTACGCGTTCTCCGtgtggaggatggagggagctTGGTCTATGTCAGCATCTCACTAG